In the Streptomyces coeruleoprunus genome, CGCGTGTCTCCCCGGACGTCGACGTCGGGGTACGGGCGGTCGTCCGCCTGTCGGTGTCCGGCGTCGGTGCTCTGCCGCTGGGCGGGTCTGCCGCCTTCGGCGGCCGGCGTGGCCGCGGCGGGGACGGTCGCGACCGCCGGTAATGCCAGGAGTACGGCGCCGATGAGTAACGATCGGGCGCCCCGTGCGGGTGTGGACGGCATCGTTCTCCCCCCTCGATGCTCGGTGGTGGACGCGGCCACGGTACGTGGGCATGTCAACCGCAGTGAAGGGGGCGTGCGTTCACCCGTTCAGGTGAAGGGCTCAGTCGTGGGCGGACTGCGCCCACGCCCTCAGCTCCCGCTCGGCCTCCCGCAGCAGCGCGTCGGGAGGCGCGCTCGCACCCTGCGCGACCAGCGCGAAGTGGCGCCCGCCCGGCTCCCCGTCCGGGGCGGTGAGCAGCAGCCGGCGGCTGCCCGTCCCGCCCGGTTCGGGGGCCACGGCGACGGGTGTGCCGGGGGTGTACGAGGGCGGTGCGTGGACGCTGCCGAGGTCGGTGACGACCGTGGTGCGGGCCGGGTCGAAGGTCGCCGGCAGGTGGAGTTCGGTGGGCGCGGGGGTGCCGCCGCCGTTTCCCGCCCGCCAGAGCAGCAGGCCGTACTGTCCCGTGCCGACCAGCTGCGCGACGTGCGGGAGCGAGGCCGGTACGGGGTTCCAGGTGAGGGTGGTGGAGCCGTCGCGGGAGCGGTCCTCGTAGGTGAAGGCGAGGGTGCGCCCGGCGACCGCGCTGGGATAGAGCCGGTCCAGGAGGCGCGCGTCCTGGCGCAGGACGGGCCGGCCGGTGTCGTCGAGGCGTACGGCGGACAGGTCCTCGCCGTTCCAGGCGTCGCCCTCGGTGAGGACCTTGCCGGGGTTGCCGTTCATGGCCTCGTGGTGGCGGCCGCTGTAGATGTCCCACTGCCACTGCGTACCGGACAGGACCGGGCCCGAGGCGAGGGGGCGGGACCACCAGGTGGTGCCGGGCAGGCGGGAGTCGAGCGCCTGGTACACGGCCTTGAGCACGGTCGGCGCCTTGTCCGCGACCGTGCCGGTGAGCGGGTGGCCGAACTCGCTGACCACGGCGGCCGTTCCGGCCCCGGCGGCCCGGTCGCGGACGGCGGCGAAGTCGCCCGCGTACTGGCCGTCCTTCGCCTTGCCCCACATGAAGATCCCGGAGATGGCCTTCTGGTCGTAGAAGTGGGTGTTGAACACGTACCGGGGCCCGAGCGCGCCACCCGCGTCGAGCAGGCCGCCCTCCTCCCGCTGGAAGTCGATGTTGGCGTTCCAGAAGAGGTTCGGCTCGACGAACGCGGGCTTGTCCTGCCAGCCCGCGGCGTCCATGCGGGCGCGGAAGCGCTCGTGGAAGGGCCACAGGACGTCCCGCTCCCAGGTGCGGCTGTCCTGGCCGGGGTCGTACCGGCCGGCGTGGGGCTCGTTGTACGGGTCGAAGCCGACGACGTGGGCGAACTCGTCGGCGGTGAGGTGGTCGGCGAGGTACGCCATGGTGGCCTGCGCGGTGGCCAGGAAGGCGTCCTGGACGCCGTCGCGGTTGTGCCAGAAGTCGTACGACGCGCGCTTCACGGCCTCGTTCTGGGTGATGTTCTGCCCCCAGAACAGGCAGAGGCCACAGGACTCGCGCGGGTAACCGGCGTTCCCGACGGCCCACTCGGGCGCGCCGTCGCCGGTGTACCAGCTGTCCGCGTGGAACAGGTGGCGGGAGTGCAGGTCCTGGTGGAAGTCGGGGTAGACGCGGATCCCGGCCCGCAGGAAGGCGCGCATCTGCTCGGTCGCGGCGGCCAGGTACGCCCGGTCCACCCGGCCGCGCTCCGGCTCGGCGTGCGCCCAGGACAGCAGGAACCGCACGGTGTTGCCGCCGCCGCGGGCACGCAGCGCGTGCGCGGAGCGCTCGGCGTCGGCGGCCGAGGCGAAGGGCAGGCCGCCGTTCTCCTCCAGCTTCGTCTCGCCGGAGACGTTGTAGCCGCGCAGAACGACTTCGCGGCCGAGTGCGTCGGTGAAGCGGCCGTCCCGCACGGTGAGGGCGCGCGTGGCCGGGGCGTCGAACCACAGGGACGCGGCCGGCGCGGCGGTCCCTGGCGCGGCCCCGGGGACGCACAGGGCGGCCAGGAGGACGGCGGTGAAGGCGACGACACAGCGGCGGCGATGGCGACCACGCGCCCGAGCCGGGGTCCCGGAAGTCATACACCCCAAAGTCCTGACGGTCCATCAGATTGTCAATGCCCGTGACAGGCACTACCCGTTGTCCGCACAACGGATCAATGCCACGGTAAATCGCCCATTACCGTGCACGCGACCCAAATCCGTAATGGCGCGATGCCGCACCGAAGACACGTCCCTTCAGCGGATCTGCACACCGATTCTTCAGCCGTCACACCGTCTCCCGGCCCCGCACACCCCGCTGACCAGCGAAGAAGCCTCCTGGTACCGCAATGTCCGGTTGGCCGGGCAACCGACCGGCGGGTAAACGGAGAAAAGGCGAGCGGTGCTGTGAAGGATCTGCCACCAAGCCATGAACACGCCCGCACATCACGGCAATTCACGACCGTCCCGTCCCCTGGAAGGGGGGTTGTCCGATTGGCCGTTCAATGGGCCCGCGTGCTTTGATCCTTCGCACCGCGACAGCCGTTCGAAGGCCGTTCGCGGTGCTCTCGAGTAATTCGTGTGAAGGGAACCCCACATCATGAACGCCCCCCAGATCCAGACCCAGGAAATCTCCGACGCCGACCTCGACAACGTGGCCGGCGGCCTCTGCGGCGGCCTGGTCGGCAACGTCGTCGGCGCCGTCGACTCGGTCGTCCCGGTCGGTGGCACCATCGCCGACCTGACCTCCACCACCGACGCGCTGACCGGCCTCAACACCACCGGCGCCACGGCCTACGCCGCCGGTCTCTGAGCCTGTAGCGGCCGTACGGTGACGGCCCGTCGGCGTCCCCCCACACCTTCGGTGCCGACGGGCCGGCCCGTCGTGCGTCCCGGATTCCGCCGTCCGGGACGCGCGGCCGTCCACCGCATCCGCCCCGCTCCCTCCCTTTTCCACGAAATTCCGTGCAGTACGAGGAAAGTGTGTCGTGCAGTTCCGCCAACAGGCCCTTTCCAAACTGCAGTCGCCGGAGGAAATCGACCTGCCGGTGCGTTTCGCGCGCCCGCAGGGACTGCTGGTCCTCGGCGTCACCGTGCTCGCCGTGATCGCCGCCTCCGTGTGGGCCGTCGCCGGCTCCGTCTCGTCCACGCTGCGCGCCCCCGGCATCCTCACCCACGCCCGTGGCAGCTACGTCCTGCAGAGCCCCGTCGCCGGCCAGGTCACCGCCGTCCTCGCCGAGGAAGGCGAGCGCGTTCGGGCCGGTGCGCCCCTGGTGACGGTCCGCACCGCGCAGGGCGACACCGTCGTCCGCACCATCGACGCGGGCCGGGTGACCGCGCTCGCCGCGACCATCGGCGCCGTGGTGACGACCGGCGCCGACATCGCCGCCGTGGAGCGGATCGACGGCGGGGGCGACGGCGACGCTCCCCTGAAGGCCGTCGTGTACGTGCCCGCCGACAGCGGTGCCTCCGTCCCCGTCGGCGCCTCCGTCGACCTCACCGTCCAGTCGGTGCCCTCCCAGCGGTACGGAGTACTGCGCGGCCGCGTCGAGGCCGTCGGCCGCACCGCGCAGACCAGCCGCCGCATCGCCGCGTTCCTCGGCAGCGACCAGCTCGGCGAGCAGTTCTCGCGGCAGGGCCCGCCCGTCGCCGTCCTCGTCGCGCTCGACCGCTCGCCGTCCACCCGGACCGGCTACGTCTGGTCCACGTCCGACGGGCCACCGTTCCCTCTCGCGTCCATGACCCTGACCACCGCCACCGTCCACCTCGCCGCACAGCGCCCGATCGACTGGCTGCTGCCGTGACGCGCCGCAGCGCCCCGCGCGGGCGCGCCCGCCGGCCGGCCGCCCCCGTGAAGACGCCGAGGCCCGTCCGCACCCCCACCGTCCTGCAGATGGAGGCCGTCGAGTGCGGCGCCGCCTGCCTCGCGATGGTCCTGGCCCACCACGGCCGGCACGTGCCCCTGGAGGAGCTGCGCATCGCGTGCGGCGTCTCCCGCGACGGCTCGCGCGCCAGCAACCTCCTCAAGGCGGCCCGCGGCTACGGCCTCCAGGCCAAGGGCATGCAGATGGAACCCGCCGCTCTCGCCGGGGTGCGCGGACCGGCTATCCTCTTCTGGGAGTTCAACCACTACGTCGTCTACGACGGCACGGGCCGCCGCTTCGGCCGCCGGGGCGTACACATCAACGACCCCGACAAGGGCCGCCGGTTCGTGGCGGCGGAGGAGTTCGACACGAGCTTCACCGGCGTCGTGCTGGTGATGGAGCCGACCCCCGCCTTCCGCCGCGGCGGCCGCCGCCCGGGCGTCCTGCGCGCCGTGCCCGCCCGGCTGCGCGGCACCACCGGGACGCTGCTGGCGGCGCTGCTGGCCAGCCTGCTGCTCGTCGCGGTCGGGGCGGCCCTGCCCGCGCTGAGCCGTACGTACATCGACCTGTTCCTGATCGGCGGCCAGACCTCGGTGCTGGGCGCGCTGTTCGCGTCCATGGGCGTGATGGCCGCGCTCACCGCCGTGCTGACCTGGCTCCAGCAGGCGAACCTGCTGCGGGGCCGGATCATCGCGTCCACCCTCGGCAGCGCCCGCTTCCTGCGCCATCTGATGCGGCTCCCGGTCACGTTCTTCGCCCAGCGCAGCCCCGCCGACCTGGTGCAGCGGCTCCAGTCGAACGACGCCGTCGCCGAGACCCTGGCCCGCGACCTGGCCGCCGCGGGCGTGGACGGTGTCGTCGTCGTCCTGTACGCGCTGCTGCTGTGGACGTACGACCCGCAGCTCACCGTGGTGGGCGTCGGCGTCGCGCTGCTGAACGTGGTCGCCATGCGGATCGTGCTCCGGCTGCGCGCGACCCGTACGCAGAAGCTGCGCGCCGACAACGCCCGGCTGACGAACACCTCGTACACCGGTCTCCAGCTGATCGAGACCATGAAGGCGACCGGCGGCGAGAACGGCTGGTTCCGCCGCTGGGCGGGCCAGCACGCCACCACCCTGGAGGAGCAGCAGCGCCTCGGCGTGCCGAGCGCGGCCCTGGCCGTGGTGGCGCCCGCGCTGGCGACGCTCAACAGCGCGCTGATCCTGTGGATCGGCGGGCTGCGCGCGGTGGAGGGCCATCTGTCCATCGGGCTGCTCGTCGCGTTCCAGGCGCTGGTGACCCGGTTCACCGCGCCGATCACCCGGCTGAACGGGGTGGCGGGCCGCATCCAGGACTTCGCGGCGGACGTGGCACGGCTGAAGGACGTGGAGTCCTTCCCCGCCGACCGGTTGTACGCGCGGCCGGGCGGCTCCGACACGAGCACGCGGAGGCTGACCGGGCATGTCGAGCTGGAGGACGTCACGTTCGGCTACAGCCCCTTGGACGAGCCGCTGCTGAAGGGGTTCTCGCTGGCCGTCGGGCCGGGGCGGCAGGTGGCGCTCGTCGGCGGGTCCGGCAGCGGCAAGTCGACCGTGTCGCGGCTCATCTCCGGGCTGTACGCCCCGTGGGAGGGGACGATCCGCGTCGACGGGCAGCGCCTGGAGGACATTCCGCGCGGCGCGCTGGCCGCCTCCGTGTCCTTCGTCGACCAGGACGTCTTCCTCTTCGAGGGAACGGTCCGGGACAACGTGGCGCTGTGGGACCCGTCCGTGCCCGACGAGGCGGTCGTCGCCGCGCTGCGGGACGCGGCGCTCTACGACGAGGTGATCGCGCGGCGCCCGGAGGGCATCCACGGCCGCGTCGAGCAGGACGGGCGGAACTTCTCGGGCGGCCAGCGCCAGCGCCTGGAGATCGCGCGGGCGCTGGTGCGCCGGCCGAGCGTGCTGGTGCTGGACGAGGTGACGAGCGCCCTGGACGCCCGTACCGAGCAGGTCGTCATGGAGAACCTGCGGCGGCGCGGCTGTGCGTGCGTGGTCATCGCGCACCGGCTGTCCACGGTCCGCGACAGCGACGAGATCGTCGTCCTCGACCACGGGACGGTCGTGGAGCGGGGCCGTCACGAGGACCTGCTCGCCGCCGGCGGCGCGTACGCCGAGCTGGTCAGGGAGCGTTGATGAGCGGCGCCGAGGTGGGCGCGGAGGTGGCTGCGGCGCCGGCGGACGCGGTGGTGCACGCCCTGGGCGCCCTGGGCACCCCCGTCGTGGGCGCCGGCCTGCGGACCGTACCGCTGGAGGGGCCGCACGTGCTGTGGCTCGTCGCGCACGGCGGACTCGACCTGTTCGCGGTGGACGCGGCGCAGGAGGGGCACTGGCACTTCCTGGGCCGGCTGGAGGCGGGCAGTCTGCTGCTGGGGCCGGTCGCCGGGCCGCAGCACACGCTGCTCGGGCGCCCGTCGCAGGACTGCGTGCTGCGCCGGATCGCCCTGCGGGAGCTGTGGGAGGCCCCGCCGCCGCAGTACACCGACGCGTACGGGAACCCGCTCGGGCAGCGGCCGTACGCGGCCTCCTGGACGGGCGGGTCCGTCGATCCGTACGGGGATCCGTACACCGATCCGTACTCCGATCCGTACGCCGCGCCGCAGGCCGGCCCGTACCCGGTGGCGCCGACCCCGCTGGAGTACGCCTTCGCGCTCGGCACGGCGCGCAGTCTGGGCGTGCTGTTCGAGGCGCCGCTGGGCGACCGGGCCGGGGCGGACGAGGGCGCGCCGGTCATGGACGAGGACGTGCTGTGGATGGACGTGCCGCCCGGCAGCGTGCGCTACGGCGCGGAGTTCAGCGCCGACGCGGCGGCCGACCTGCTGGTCGACGGGCAGTTGTGGCAGCGGATGGTCGGTCAGCAGGAGCGGCTGCTGACGGCCGTCGACCGGTGGATCGAGCGGCTGGAGCGCGCGCACGAGGACCGTACGGCGGCCGGCATCCGGGCGGGCGAGGCCGTGCGCGCGGGGGCCGACCGGGCGCTGCTGGCGTCGATCGGCGGCCCGGAGCGCGGGGCGCGGGCCGGGGCGGGCGGCGGCGCGTCGGACGACCAGACGTTCGCCGTGTGCCGGCGGGTCGCGGCGGCGGCCGGGATCACGCTCACGGAGCCGGCACGCGGTGGCGAGGCCGACGACCGGACGGGCGGCGTCGAGCGCATCGCGGTCGCGTCGCGCGTGCGGACGCGGGCGGTGCGCCTGGAGGGGTCCTGGTGGCGGTCGGACTCCGGGCCGCTCGTCGGGCACTGGGCTGCGTCGGGCGCGCCGGTCGCGCTGCTGTGGCGGCGGGGCCGGTACGAGGCGGTGAACCCGGTGTCGGGTGTGCGGCGGCGCGTCGACGCGCGCACGGCCGGGGAGTTGGAGCCGCGGGGGGTGATGTTCTACCGGCCGCTGCCGGAGCGGCCGATGCCGGCGTGGCGGCTGGCCCGGTTCGCGCTGCGGGGCAGTGGCGCGGACCTGCGGAACCTGGCGCTGGCGGGCCTGGTGACGGTGGTGCTGGGCGCGCTGGTCCCGGTGGCGACGGGGCAGGTGCTGGGTGTGTACGTGCCGGCCGCCGAGCGCAGTCTGATCGTGCAGACGGCGCTGGCGGTGATGGTGGCGGGCGTGGTGGCCGCGGCGTTCGGGCTGTTGCAGAACCTGACGGTGCTGCGGATCGAGGGGCGTATCGAGAGCGTGCTCCAGCCCGCGGTGTGGGACCGGCTGCTGCGGCTGCCGGCCGGGTTCTTCGCGGGGCGGTCCACGGGCGAGCTGGCGAGTGCCGCGATGGGGATCAGCGCGATCCGCCGTGTCCTGTCCGGCACCGGTCCGGTGGTGGTGCAGGCGAGCACGGTCGGGGCGGTGAACCTGGTGCTGCTGCTGTGCTACAGCGTGCCGTTGGCGCTGGCGGCGATCGCGATGCTGCTGGTGGCGGGCGGGCTGTTCCTGGGGCTCGGCCTGTGGCAGGTGCGGTGGCAGCGGCGTCTGGTGAAGCTGACCAACGAGCTGAACAACCAGGCGTACCAGACGCTGCG is a window encoding:
- a CDS encoding type A2 lantipeptide — encoded protein: MNAPQIQTQEISDADLDNVAGGLCGGLVGNVVGAVDSVVPVGGTIADLTSTTDALTGLNTTGATAYAAGL
- a CDS encoding cellulase family glycosylhydrolase — translated: MTSGTPARARGRHRRRCVVAFTAVLLAALCVPGAAPGTAAPAASLWFDAPATRALTVRDGRFTDALGREVVLRGYNVSGETKLEENGGLPFASAADAERSAHALRARGGGNTVRFLLSWAHAEPERGRVDRAYLAAATEQMRAFLRAGIRVYPDFHQDLHSRHLFHADSWYTGDGAPEWAVGNAGYPRESCGLCLFWGQNITQNEAVKRASYDFWHNRDGVQDAFLATAQATMAYLADHLTADEFAHVVGFDPYNEPHAGRYDPGQDSRTWERDVLWPFHERFRARMDAAGWQDKPAFVEPNLFWNANIDFQREEGGLLDAGGALGPRYVFNTHFYDQKAISGIFMWGKAKDGQYAGDFAAVRDRAAGAGTAAVVSEFGHPLTGTVADKAPTVLKAVYQALDSRLPGTTWWSRPLASGPVLSGTQWQWDIYSGRHHEAMNGNPGKVLTEGDAWNGEDLSAVRLDDTGRPVLRQDARLLDRLYPSAVAGRTLAFTYEDRSRDGSTTLTWNPVPASLPHVAQLVGTGQYGLLLWRAGNGGGTPAPTELHLPATFDPARTTVVTDLGSVHAPPSYTPGTPVAVAPEPGGTGSRRLLLTAPDGEPGGRHFALVAQGASAPPDALLREAERELRAWAQSAHD
- a CDS encoding NHLP family bacteriocin export ABC transporter peptidase/permease/ATPase subunit; translated protein: MEAVECGAACLAMVLAHHGRHVPLEELRIACGVSRDGSRASNLLKAARGYGLQAKGMQMEPAALAGVRGPAILFWEFNHYVVYDGTGRRFGRRGVHINDPDKGRRFVAAEEFDTSFTGVVLVMEPTPAFRRGGRRPGVLRAVPARLRGTTGTLLAALLASLLLVAVGAALPALSRTYIDLFLIGGQTSVLGALFASMGVMAALTAVLTWLQQANLLRGRIIASTLGSARFLRHLMRLPVTFFAQRSPADLVQRLQSNDAVAETLARDLAAAGVDGVVVVLYALLLWTYDPQLTVVGVGVALLNVVAMRIVLRLRATRTQKLRADNARLTNTSYTGLQLIETMKATGGENGWFRRWAGQHATTLEEQQRLGVPSAALAVVAPALATLNSALILWIGGLRAVEGHLSIGLLVAFQALVTRFTAPITRLNGVAGRIQDFAADVARLKDVESFPADRLYARPGGSDTSTRRLTGHVELEDVTFGYSPLDEPLLKGFSLAVGPGRQVALVGGSGSGKSTVSRLISGLYAPWEGTIRVDGQRLEDIPRGALAASVSFVDQDVFLFEGTVRDNVALWDPSVPDEAVVAALRDAALYDEVIARRPEGIHGRVEQDGRNFSGGQRQRLEIARALVRRPSVLVLDEVTSALDARTEQVVMENLRRRGCACVVIAHRLSTVRDSDEIVVLDHGTVVERGRHEDLLAAGGAYAELVRER
- a CDS encoding NHLP bacteriocin export ABC transporter permease/ATPase subunit, coding for MSGAEVGAEVAAAPADAVVHALGALGTPVVGAGLRTVPLEGPHVLWLVAHGGLDLFAVDAAQEGHWHFLGRLEAGSLLLGPVAGPQHTLLGRPSQDCVLRRIALRELWEAPPPQYTDAYGNPLGQRPYAASWTGGSVDPYGDPYTDPYSDPYAAPQAGPYPVAPTPLEYAFALGTARSLGVLFEAPLGDRAGADEGAPVMDEDVLWMDVPPGSVRYGAEFSADAAADLLVDGQLWQRMVGQQERLLTAVDRWIERLERAHEDRTAAGIRAGEAVRAGADRALLASIGGPERGARAGAGGGASDDQTFAVCRRVAAAAGITLTEPARGGEADDRTGGVERIAVASRVRTRAVRLEGSWWRSDSGPLVGHWAASGAPVALLWRRGRYEAVNPVSGVRRRVDARTAGELEPRGVMFYRPLPERPMPAWRLARFALRGSGADLRNLALAGLVTVVLGALVPVATGQVLGVYVPAAERSLIVQTALAVMVAGVVAAAFGLLQNLTVLRIEGRIESVLQPAVWDRLLRLPAGFFAGRSTGELASAAMGISAIRRVLSGTGPVVVQASTVGAVNLVLLLCYSVPLALAAIAMLLVAGGLFLGLGLWQVRWQRRLVKLTNELNNQAYQTLRGLPKLRVAAAESFAYAAWARKFARSREMHRRAGHIKNLTTVVDAVHLPLCSLIMFMLLAGPARGTMSAGAFLTFSTSVTMLLTSVTQLTGALVSAVAALPLYEQVKPVLQEVPEVRGGSARPGVLSGEIEVRGLSFRYGDEGPPTLDDVSFRVGPGEFVAVVGPSGCGKSTLLRLLIGFERPVSGSVLYDGQDLAALDQAAVRRQCGVVLQHAQPLTGSVLDCICGAESFPQDEVWAAAEMAGLAEDIRRMPMGLHTMIAGGGAVSGGQRQRLMIAQALIRRPRILFFDEATSALDNETQRTVMESTRRLSATRLVIAHRLSTVLDADRVIVMSAGRIVEEGPPATLLADPNGHLHELVRRQMT
- a CDS encoding DUF2118 domain-containing protein, translating into MQFRQQALSKLQSPEEIDLPVRFARPQGLLVLGVTVLAVIAASVWAVAGSVSSTLRAPGILTHARGSYVLQSPVAGQVTAVLAEEGERVRAGAPLVTVRTAQGDTVVRTIDAGRVTALAATIGAVVTTGADIAAVERIDGGGDGDAPLKAVVYVPADSGASVPVGASVDLTVQSVPSQRYGVLRGRVEAVGRTAQTSRRIAAFLGSDQLGEQFSRQGPPVAVLVALDRSPSTRTGYVWSTSDGPPFPLASMTLTTATVHLAAQRPIDWLLP